The Astyanax mexicanus isolate ESR-SI-001 chromosome 14, AstMex3_surface, whole genome shotgun sequence genome window below encodes:
- the haus2 gene encoding HAUS augmin-like complex subunit 2 produces MWDPTPYSVTPAARVLSRCVHSGTMSQKELDAVPRKSEVFSSHLLEAEQLNRMKQEIDQVSLDLELLRLEKSTADVTHNHYLSQWFASLQEFTSHLQDVLKQQTSLQQRLMKPICQQNLPVQANLHRYVVELMGMIVEFIENLEMKIKIVRSIPATEESLINLNNAMTQLLAQVTEVESLTKQVLQRQDQSKEDISDASS; encoded by the exons ATGTGGGACCCCACTCCGTACTCTGTGACTCCAGCAGCAAGAGTCTTATCCAGGTGTGTTCACTCCGGCACAATGTCTCAG AAAGAACTGGATGCTGTACCACGAAAATCTGAGGTGTTCTCCTCTCACCTGCTGGAAGCGGAGCAGCTCAACAGAATGAAGCAAGAAATTGACCAG GTGAGTTTGGATTTGGAGCTGCTGAGACTGGAGAAAAGCACTGCAGACGTGACCCATAATCATTATCTTA GCCAGTGGTTTGCGTCATTGCAGGAGTTCACTTCACACCTTCAGGACGTCTTGAAACAACAAACTAGTTTGCAGCAAAGGCTCATGAAACCTATTTGTCAGCAGAACCTGCCTGTTCAGGCCAATCTTCACAG GTATGTGGTCGAGCTCATGGGGATGATTGTGGAGTTCATTGAAAACCTGGAAATGAAAATAAAGATAGTCCGCTCAATTCCAGCCACTGAGGAATCTCTGATTAATCTG AACAATGCCATGACGCAGCTCCTCGCTCAGGTCACAGAGGTCGAGAGTCTGACCAAGCAAGTTCTTCAGAGGCAGGACCAGTCAAAGGAAGATATCAGTGATGCGTCTAGTTAA
- the LOC103033105 gene encoding cyclin-dependent kinase 2-interacting protein, whose amino-acid sequence MNEKHSEATPPGRKGNLTGSARKLKDNAADWHNLILKWERLTDEGSAIANKIVNYRISETSVKEPDIVLVDEGSSEAPSERRAHQSNPELEEECVNLQNIVDKMAHILLKMEKIVSNERGVYNLEMFQFGVQGRPAPLFQTWSTQQFAEVSSKLYEAYKQELALKRTILQELAHTTNTHLSMVYLSCWLYQPYVEDNTKLTLESLLMETGHRAL is encoded by the exons ATGAACG AAAAACACTCTGAGGCCACGCCCCCTGGAAGAAAAGGCAATTTAACTGGAAGCGCAAGAAAACTGAAGGACAACGCTGCAGACTGGCACAACCTGATCCTGAAGTGGGAGCGCCTGACTGATGAGGGATCGGCCATCGCAAACAAAATTGTCAACTACAGAATAAGTGAAAC GTCTGTGAAGGAACCAGATATAGTGTTGGTAGATGAAGGTTCATCAGAAGCTCCTTCAGAGAGGAGAGCGCACCAGAGCAACCCGGAGCTGGAGGAGGAATGCGTCAATCTACAGAACATTGTAGATAAAATG GCCCACATTCTGCTGAAGATGGAGAAGATTGTCTCTAATGAGAGAGGAGTGTATAATTTGGAGATGTTTCAGTTTGGAGTGCAAGGAAGACCAGCGCCACTGTTCCAAACCTGGTCTACCCAACAGTTTG CTGAAGTGTCTTCTAAGCTTTATGAGGCTTACAAACAGGAGCTGGCCCTGAAGAGAACCATCCTGCAGGAACTGGCCCACACCACCAACACTCACCTGTCTATGGTCTACCTGTCCTGTTGGCTGTATCAGCCCTACGTTGAGGACAACACAAAACTGACGTTAGAGAGTTTACTAATGGAAACAGGCCACAGAGCTCTGTGA
- the adprs gene encoding ADP-ribosylhydrolase ARH3, whose protein sequence is MSAAARLAAVGGPVSTLSRFRGALVAAVLGDCIGGEFEGAEDVPLDRVLQHLSGVEDESRGDGILQYSDDTAMMRCVADSLLTRVGFDEQDMARSFAKEYSLAPGRGYGSGVIQVLRKLASPQLSDVFQPARAQFGGRGSFGNGGAMRVAPFALAFRSAAEVRKYSRLGAMLTHSCSLGYNGAVLQGLAVHLSLQGVLSLPQEFINRLISEMEVVEKEDSAQRDAKALNLAEFPYCARLHRVKELIERSSVSVEEVISELGNGIAALQSVPTAIFCVLHCLEPREGLPERYGGLERTIAYSLALGGDTDTIACMAGAIAGAHYGIEAVPRSWQMSCEGVEEADHLAKRFYKLYQSQSSGDAVTMSDSNQPQSHASNQHPTHTN, encoded by the exons ATGTCGGCCGCGGCTCGGTTAGCTGCAGTCGGCGGGCCGGTGTCGACCCTGTCGCGGTTCCGCGGCGCGCTGGTGGCGGCTGTACTGGGGGATTGTATCGGGGGAGAGTTTGAAGGAGCGGAGGATGTTCCTCTGGACCGGGTCCTGCAGCACCTCAGCGGGGTGGAGGACGAGTCCCGGGGGGACG gtATACTACAGTACAGTGATGATACGGCTATGATGCGCTGTGTGGCTGATTCACTGCTGACCCGGGTGGGGTTTGATGAGCAGGACATGGCTCGCAG TTTTGCGAAGGAGTACAGTCTCGCCCCGGGCCGGGGCTATGGGTCAGGGGTCATTCAGGTGTTGCGGAAGCTCGCGTCTCCTCAGCTCAGCGACGTGTTTCAGCCGGCTCGGGCTCAGTTCGGAGGACGTGGATCATTTGGGAATGGTGGAGCAATGAGAGTGGCACCTTTCGCCCTCGCCTTCAGAAGCGCAGCTGAAGTGCGGAAA TACTCCAGGCTCGGTGCGATGCTCACACACTCCTGCTCTTTGGGCTACAACGGCGCCGTGCTGCAGGGTCTCGCTGTCCACCTGTCTCTGCAGGGCGTCCTGTCCCTGCCACAGGAATTCATCAACAGACTCATCTCTGAGATGGAGGTCGTGGAAAAAGAGGATTCGGCCCAGCGTGACGCTAAAGC gCTGAATTTAGCAGAGTTTCCGTACTGCGCACGATTACACCGAGTGAAGGAGCTGATAGAGAGGAGCAGCGTGAGCGTTGAAGAGGTCATATCCGAACTTG GAAATGGCATTGCAGCACTGCAGTCAGTCCCCACAGCTATCTTCTGCGTTCTGCACTGTCTGGAGCCTCGGGAGGGCCTGCCCGAGCGCTACGGTGGCCTGGAGAGGACAATAGCCTACAGCTTGGCCCTGGGAGGAGACACCGACACCATCGCCTGCATGGCGGGCGCCATTGCCGGGGCACACTACGGCATCGAGGCGGTTCCCCGGAGCTGGCAGATGAGCTGCGAGGGGGTGGAGGAGGCCGATCACCTGGCGAAGCGTTTTTATAAACTGTACCAGTCCCAGTCCTCAGGAGACGCAGTTACCATGAGCGACAGCAACCAGCCCCAATCACACGCCAGCAACCAGCACCCCACACACACCAACTGA